The Elaeis guineensis isolate ETL-2024a chromosome 14, EG11, whole genome shotgun sequence genome has a segment encoding these proteins:
- the LOC140853754 gene encoding uncharacterized protein: MKRMGLSGVDAYAKFYQNKSGEFVTEEARQRHEKMLELREQATTEVGSDGDTGSQHVCLMTDDTILDTVLGRQLGSGHSMRSKKSRSSSSGRSDDASVPEAVRTSMSMMQDQISYWMNRSQTLERIVAAVAGRLGIDASELALLQSHDAASAPPSRHVSGQGSTPGGGNEANESDHT; the protein is encoded by the exons atgaagaggatg ggactatccggagtcgacgcctatgctaaattctatcaaaacaagagtggcgagttcgtgaccgaggaggcgaggcagcgtcat gaaaaaatgttagaattgagagagcaggcgacgacggaggtgggatctgatggtgatactggatcgcagcatgtttgtttgatgacagatgatacgattttggataccgtcctcgggcggcagctaggatctggtcatagcatgcggtccaaaaaatcacgcagttcgtcatccggccggtctgatgatgcatcggtgccagaggcagttaggacatccatgagcatgatgcaagatcagattagttactggatgaatcgtagtcagacgctcgagaggatcgtagctgcggtggcgggacggctcggtattgatgcttctgagttagcacttctacagtcacatgatgccgcctctgcaccaccatcgcgacatgtatcgggtcagggatcgacgcctggaggagggaacgaggccaatgagtcagatcatacttag